Part of the Longimicrobium sp. genome, GCACTGCTCCAGGGCGCGGCCGCGGCTGCGGGTGCTCCCGCGCGCGACTCCCACGTCGCCGGCCATGCGCATCATCCACCCCATCAGCGGGATGTTGAAGGCCGCCTGCTTGCTCAGCCACTTCATCTCCCAGGGGAGAAGGCTGATCAAAAAGATGTCCGCGATGCTCTCGTGGTTCGCGACGGCGACGTACGGGCGGCGCGGATCGGTGATGCGCACGCCCTCGGTGCGGAAGCGCCAGAGCGGGTTGAGCTTCACCACCGTCACCGCCGCGCGCCTAAACCACCAGCCGACCGCGTACCGCCCCGGATCGCGCGGGACGGTCACCACGTACAGCAGCGCCATGGTGGGGACCCAGACCAGCCCCACCAGCAGCATGCTCGCCCAGGACCAGAGGGAGATCAGTCGTCGGAGCACTGAAGCGGATCGTGGGGCGGACGGTACGCCGGGAGCGACGGGGATTTGCCAACTAGGAATATAACGAAATACGCCGTTGGGCAATCCCGCCGCCGGGGCTTGCCTCACGCAGAGGCGCGGAGGCGCAGGGAGAGAACGGAAGGAAAAAGCCTCACACAGAGGCCACAGAGGGAACTGAAAGCCACGGAGAAACTCTTTTGCGGTTCTCTCTGTGGCTCTGTGTCTCTGTGTGAGCCATGCAGTTGCAGTTCTCTCCTGCGTCTATGACGGACGGTATGACATCCGCCGCTCACCCGGCGCGTGGGTGAGCGCCTCGGCGACGACGCTCTTGAGCTTTCCGGCGCTCACGTGTCCCGCGGCCTGCACGCTCCCGTCCGGCCGCACGACGAGCGTGTAAGGGACGGCACGCACGCGAAAGAGCCGCGCAATGTGCTCGTCCGGATCTGCGATGAAGGGGACGCCCGAGCCATGTTCCTCCTGCCACGCACGCAGAGTCGCCTCCGAGTCACCGTTGAGGATCGCGTAGGTCGACACTCGCTCGGTCGCCGGGCGTGCGGCGAGCTCCTGCAGCACCCTGTACTCGTCGCGGCACGCCTTGCACCACGTGGACCAGAAGACCAGCACCACGGCGCGCCCCTTCAGGTCGGAAAGGCGGGTCGGGACGGCCGGCTTCGCCGCACCGAGGGGCGCGAGAACGAAATCGGGCGGTGTGCTCCCCATCTCGGGAAAGCGCGGCGGGCGGGTGGGAGGTGTGCCGTGCGCGCAGACGTAGCTTGCGACCGCGCGCTCAAGCGCCGGCATGTCCCCGCGCGCGTGCGCCGCCCGAACGGCATCCGACTCCGCCGAGCGCGCGGTGGTCCCTCGAGCGGCGATGATGTGCTCCGACGTCTCCCGCACCACGAGGTCGCGGACGAGGGTTCCGGCACCGGGGTCGAGCGGCCGCGGGACAGAATCCGTGCAGGCATACGACAGCGCGAGCTTCCCGTTGTCGCTGGCGAGCCTGGTTACCTTTCCATCGGAGCAACCAACGGCCACGGCCAGCACCGGGATCATCCAGATCAGCTTGAGCATTGGAACCCGTAGGTGCAGGACGTTCGAGCGTCCGAGCCGCTCCCCGATGCACTCCGCTTCACCCCGCGAAGGAGGCAGGTCAGATGGGTGCGAATGGGGCGCATAGCGACGGTACCACCGCTGGCGAATAACCGCAACGCCCTTCCGCGTTGCGCCCTCGCGTCCGCCGGAGCATGTTTGGCTACTCGCGACGGAACCGCAACGCCGACCCGGAGGTCCGCATGAAGCCGCTCGCCACGCTCCGCCGGATCCCCGCAGCGCTCGCCCTCGCGGTGGCGGCGGGCGCGTGCGCGACGTCCCCCGCGCGTGAGGGCGAAGATGCGCCGGGCGTGGAGATCGAGGTGGTGAACAACACCGTCCCCTCGTACGACCGGACGGTGTATCTGCTCGACCTCGGTGGCTCGCGGCGTATGCTCGGCCGGGTGCTGGCGGACTCGACGACGACGCTGCGCTTCGTGGGGCCCACGGGGGCGGACCAGTTCCGCCTTCAGGCGCGCCCGGTGGGGAACGGGACGACGGTGACCTCGCCGCCGTTCACCATGGGCGTGAACAGGGTCCGCTGGAACGTGCAGCCGAACATAGTGGTGTCAGGCCGCTGAGGGCGGGTGCCGGCCAGACGACACCGGATGCAAGCACAGAACACCCCCGGCACTCGCGCGAGTGCCGGGGGTGTTCTGCACAGCCGGCGGGGCACGGCGAAGCCGAGCGGCCGGGGCAGCTTGCTCGGGCCGCTCGCGTCTTCGTCGCCCGCGCACGAGATCGCAGGCGAGCTTTGTGCGTGGTGCACGCGCGAAATTTCGCGAGCAAGACCATTCACGACAGGCACATGCACTCTCCCAGCCCGGCCACGCCACGCCAGCACATTCACGAGACGCTCTTTCCCGCGGCGGGCGAGATGGGGCCCTTGTGTCGCGGCAAGGACTGGGCGGCGTCGCCGCTGGGGCCCGTGGAGGAGTGGCCGGAGAGCCTGAAGACGGCGGCGGGGCTGGTGCTGCGGCAGGGGATCGCGATGAACCTCTGCTGGGGCCCGGATCTGCTCCAGATCTACAACGACAGCTACCGCGTCATCATGGGGGACAAGCACCCGGCGGGGCTGGGGCGCTCGGTGCTGTGGAGCTGGGCCGAGATCAGCGGGGAGATCGCGCCCCTCTTCGAGCGCGTCTTCCAGGGCGAGACGGTGTACTTCGAGGACCTGCGCCTGCGCGTGGAGCGCCACGGTGTCGTGGAAGACGCGTACTTCACCTTCTCGTACAGCCCCATCGTGGTGGAGTCGGGGAAGATCGGCGCGGCGCTGATCAATTGCTACGAGACGACGCGCCAGGTGCGCGCCCGCGCCCTGCAGGACGAGCGCGACCGCCTCTTTGAAGAGCTGCGGGTAGAGCGCGCGCGGCTGGAGTACGTCTTCCAGCGCGCCCCCGCCTTCCTGGCCGTATTGCGCGGGCCCGATCACGTCTTCGAGCTGGCGAACGACGCGTACTACGGCGTGGTGGGGCACCGGGAGCTGCTGGGCAGGCCCGTGCGCGAGGCGCTCCCGGAGGTCGTGGAGCAGGGGTTCGTGGCGCTCCTCGATCACGTGCTGGAAAGCGGCGAGCCTCACATCGGGCGCGAGATCCCCATCCAGCTGGCCCGCTCGCCCGGCGGCGCGCCCGAGCAGCGGTACCTGGACTTCTCGTATCTGCCGCTGCTGGAGGCAGACGGCACCCGCTCCGGCATCATCGCGCACGGCACGGACGTCACCGAGCAGGTCCTTGCCCGGCGCGAGGTGGAGCGGCTGCTGCGGGAGAGCGAGCGGGCTCGCGCCGAGTCGGAGGCCGCGCGCGCGGAGGCGGAGACGGCGAACCGCGCCAAGGCGGACTTCCTGGCGTCGATGAGCCACGAGCTGCGCACCCCGCTCAACGCCATCGGCGGCTACGTGGACCTGGTGGACATGGGGATCCACGGCTCGGTGACGCCGGCGCAGCACGCGGCGCTCGCGCGGGTCAAGGCGAGCCAGCAGCATCTCCTCACCCTGATCAACGACGTGCTCGCCTTCGCCAAGGTGGAGGCGGGGCAGATCGAGTTGGACGTGCAGCCGCTCGCCGCGCGCGAGATCCTCACCAGCGTCGAGCCGCTCGTGGCGCCGCTGGCCGAGGCGAAGAAGATCGAGCTTTCCATCGAGGAGTGCGACGCATCGCTCCGCGTGCTGGCGGACCGGGAGCGCGCGCGGCAGATCGTGCTCAACCTGGTGGCGAACGCCGTCAAGTTCACTCCAACCGGCGGGTGGATCAGGCTCGGCTGCGAGGCGGATGGCGGGCGCGTGGCGATCCGCGTGCGCGACAACGGGCCGGGGATCGCGCCGGAGCAGCAGCAGAACATCTTCGACCCCTTCATCCAGGTGGACCGCCGCCTCAGCAACCCGCGCGAGGGCGTGGGCCTGGGGCTCGCCATCAGCCGCGATCTCGCCCGCGCCATGGGCGGCGAGCTGGACGTGAGCAGCTCGCCCGGGGAGGGGAGCACCTTTACGCTGCGGCTTCCGGCGGAGAAGTAGGGCCGTCTCGGGCGCCTTCGGCGATGCGGCTCCGTTCGCTCGCCGCCGGTGGGTACGCATCGAGCCACACCGCGATCCGCCGCGGCAGGACGACGGCGCTCTTCGCTCCCGAGCGCAGGGATTCCGCCAGTCCCCGCGCGTACAGGCGCGTGACGGCTTCGTGCGTCGCGGCGTACGTCGCCCCCGTGACGCGCGCGAGCTCCGCGATGCTGCGGGGCTTTTCGCGCAGCGCTTCCACGATCTGCCCCTCCAGGCTTGCGCCGATCAGTGCGCGAACCCGCAGCTCCGGGCAGTGCTTCAGTATCCAGCGGACGGGGCGGATGGCCGCGGTCTTGAGGGAGATCTCATCGTGCCAGAGCCCCCAGCGCGAGAAGAGCGGGAGCGACTGGTCGCGCGCGAAGGCGGCGAGCACAGGGTCCGCCGCGATCCTCTCGAAGAGCACCCGTGGCTCATGGAGCGGCCTGCAGTACCGCTGCGCCGCCAGCAGGCGGTCCGATGCGGCGACCTCGTTCGCCACCGCGAGCATCGCTCCCGCGACTGCCGAACCGAGCTCTTCGAGCTTCTCCAGTATCCGCCCAAGGCGCCGCATGTCCACCAGCATGTGGTGCACACCGATCCAGCTCGCAGCGACGAAGAAGAGCCGGTGATCGGCGGGCGCCTGCCTCGCCGTGCGCCCGACCAGCGCCTCGATGTCGACCGGGTACGCTGCCGGAGCAACCGAGAACCCTGCGCCGACGCGCTTCCACTCGGCGGAGATGTCGCGACGCTCCGCAGTGTTCTGGATCTCGAGTGCCATGGCTCGAACTATATACTTTTTCCTACACTGCGAACAAGCTCGTTGATGGCGCTACCGGATCGCACGTCCCCTGGCACTCATAGGTCCGGGTGCACGATGGCGCCGTGCTTGCGGGGTGGGCAGGGGGCTGTACATGACGATTGTCACCAGAGGTGGGGCGTCGTCCCCACCGACTAACCATCGACCACAGAAAACCATGCGCAGACTGATCCCGCTCTTTGCAGCGGTGGCGCTGACCGCCGCCGCCGCACCCGTGAACGCCCAGGCCGGCTTCGCGCTGAAAGGGCACTTCCTCTTCAACGAGAGCACCGCCAAGGGAGCCGACCGCGACCAGGAGATCCCCTCCGAGGACGGCTTCTCGCTCGGCGCGGAGCTGGTGCTGCCGATGAACATCGGCCTCGGCGTAAGCGCGTACGCCAACGGACGCGCGCGTGAGGCGGAGCTGGAGACGCAGAGCTTCGGCGTGCTGGCCGAGGCGAACTACTTCTTCAATCTGCCGGTCGTCCCCATCACGCCGTACGCCGGGGTGCACGCGGGGCTCGGGCGCATGAGCTACGACGACGTCGGTGACTCCACGCCGGAGATCGAGGACAGCCGCACGCAGCTCGGGTTCCAGCTCGGCCTGCGCTGGCAGATCACCCGGATGTTCGGCATCGACGCGCAGTACCGCCGCATGAGCGACTCCGCGTCGGATGACCAGAGTCCGGATCTGGAGCGGAACCAGGTGCTGGTGGGGGTGACGCTGTTCTGAGGGGGGGGCGGGATTGGTGCGGGACGCGGGCACCGGCGACGCATTGCCGGGGGCTGAAGCCCCCGGCTGGAACGACGGGAAGACCGCTGAAGCGGTCTCGGGTGCCGCATGGGTGCGGTGCAGCGCGTGACACGGGCGCGATGAATCGCGCCCCTACGGAGATCCCGGGTACCCGCGGAGATCCACGCGTACGCCCCTCCCCCAGGTAGTTTTTGGGGGAGGGGCCGCGAGTTGACGAGCGGGGGTGGGGGCCCGCCCCTCACCCCGTGTTCCGCAGCCCCGCCGAAATTCCGTTGATGGTGCCCGCGAGGGCGTAGTTCAGCTCGTCGCTCGCCTCGCCGGCGCGCTTGCGGCGCAGGAGACCGACCTGGATGAGCGACATGGGGTCGACGTACGGGTTGCGCAGGCGGATGGAGCGCGCGAGCACCGGGTTCTCCTCCAGGAGCCGCGTCTGGCCGGTGACGCGCAGGATCATGCGGCGGGTGCGCTCGAACTCGCCGGCGACGAGGGTGAAGACGCGGTTCCGCAGCGCGGCGTCCGGCACCAGCTCGGAGTAGCGGTGGGCGATGGAGAGGTCCGCCTTCGCCATCCCCATCTCCACGTTGCGCACCAGGTCGTGGAAGAGGGGGAAGGCGGCCATCATCTCGCGCAGCAGCGCTTCGCCGCCGTCGCGGGCGGCGAAGCGCTCGAGGGCGTGGCCCACGCCGAACCAGGCGGGGAGCACGTGGCGGCTCTGCATCCAGCCGAACACCCAGGGGATGGCGCGCAGGTCGTCCAGGCCCCGGCTCTCGCCCCTTTTCGCCGGACGCGAGCCGATGCGCGCGTGCTCCAGCTCGGCCACCGGGGTCGCCTGCTGGAAGTAGGGGAGGATGTCCGGGTTGTCGTAGACGTGCTCGCGGTAGAATCCGTAGGCGTCGGCCGACATCGTCTCCATCGCCTCCTCCCAGCGGTCGTCGCGCGGCGCGGGGCCGGCGCCGCGGGCCAGCACGTCGAGCGAGGCGGCGATCATCAGCTCCAGGCTGCGCTCGGCCAGCACCGTGTCCGCGTACTTCCAGTTGAGCACCTCGCCCTGCTCGGTGATCCTCAGCTCCCCCTCGAAGGCGCCCGGCGGCTGCGCGCTGATGGCCCGGTGCGTGGGCCCGCCGCCGCGCCCCACCGTGCCGCCGCGCCCGTGAAAGAGGCGCAGGCGTACGCCGCACTCGCGCGCCACCTCGTGCAGGGTCCGGTGCGCCTTGTAGATCTCCCAGGTGCTGGTGAGCATCCCCCCGTCCTTGTTGGAATCGGAGTAGCCCAGCATCACCTCCTGCCGCCGCTCCCACGAGTCGAGGAGGCGCGCGTAGTCCGGGCGCGTCCACAGCTCGCGGCAGATCGCGGGGCAGTTGCGCAGGTCTTCGATGGATTCGAAGAGGGGGACCGGCATCAGCCCCGGATCGCCCTCGGACGCCTGGACGGAGACGCCCGCCAGCTCGGCCAGGCGCACGACGGTCAGCACGTCCTCGACCGATGTGGCGCCGCTGATGACGTACTGCTGGATCGCCTCGGGCGGGTAGGCGTGCTTGAGGTCGGCGATGGCGCGCATGGTGTCCAGCAGCTTGATCGCGTCCTCGGACGGCGCCTCGGGGAGCGCTTCGGCGCCGCGGCCCAGCAGCTCGGCGCGGGCGCGCTCGTGGATGCGCGCGTGCTGGCGTATGTCGAGCACGTGCAGGTGGAAGCCGAACGTCTCCACCTGGCGCAGGATGGGGCCGATGAGGAGGCGCGACAGCCGCTCGCCGCGGTTGGCGACCAGGCTCTCGCGCACCAGCCACAGGTCGCGGAGGAAGGCGGCCGCGTCCGGGTAGGCGGCGGGGTTCGCGGGGTCGTTGCGCGCGGCGTTCAGCCGGCCTCCCACGTAGCCCAGGAAGCGGCGGTACACCTCGGTGGTGGAGCGCGTCTCCGGGTGCGGGTCGAGCGAGGGGATCGTCTCCGCGTAGTGATCCAGCGCCGCGCGCAGCTCGGGGCTGACCTCCACCTGCCGTGTGGAGGCGCTCAGCCGCTCGGTCAGCTCCTCCAGCGCGGCGACGTAGTAGTCCAGGATCGTCTCGCGGGCCAGCTGCAGCGCCTCGCGCGTGACCTGCGGCGTGACGAAGGGATTCCCGTCGCGGTCGCCGCCGATCCACGAGCCGAAGCGCACCACCTGCGGCAGCGTGCGCGGCGGGACGGGGTCGCCGTACGTGGCTTCGAAGGCGTCGGCGATCTCGAAGTAGAGCCCCGGCAGGGTGGGGATGAGGACGCGCGGGTAGTAGTCGAGCCCCATGCGGACCTCGTCGGCCACGGCGGGCTGGCGGCGGCGCACCTCGTCCGTCTGCCAGAGCGCGGTGATCTCGGCGGCGATGGCGGCTTCCTGCAGCGCGGCTTCGGCGCCGGTGAGCGGCAGGCGGTCGAGCCGCTCCAGCGATTCGGCGATGCGGCCGCGCTTGAAGAGCACCGTGCGGCGCGACACCTCGGTGGGGTGCGCCGTGAAGACGGGGACGATCAGGATGCGCGCCAGGAACTCCAGCGCCGCCTCCTTGCCCACGCCCGCGTCGCGCAGGCGCTGGAGGGTGCCGCGGATGGTGCCCGCCTGCGACGGCGCGCCCGGCTGGAGCTGCGCCCCCCGCCGGCGGCGCTTGCGGTGCTGGGTCTCCGCGAGGTTGGTGAGGTCGAAGTAGATCGAAAACGCCTTCGTGAGCCGGTACGCCTCCCCCAGCTCCAGCCCGCTTACGATGCGCTCGGCGTCGCGCATCCGGTCGTCGTCCGTGACGCCGCCGGTGCCCTCGTCCTCCAGCTCGCGGTGCCCCATGGCCAGGTGGCGGAGCTGCTCGACGGCCTGGAAGAGCGCGTCGCCTTCCTGCTCGCGGATCACC contains:
- a CDS encoding lysophospholipid acyltransferase family protein, whose translation is MLRRLISLWSWASMLLVGLVWVPTMALLYVVTVPRDPGRYAVGWWFRRAAVTVVKLNPLWRFRTEGVRITDPRRPYVAVANHESIADIFLISLLPWEMKWLSKQAAFNIPLMGWMMRMAGDVGVARGSTRSRGRALEQCRDRLERRVSILIMPEGTRTLDGRLGPFQDGAFRLAVETKCPVLPIAVAGANHALAKGSWVMNPARAVARVLPPVETDGLTLADVPALRDRVRAMIDSARDELLHELGPQNGPVTFQAASGVAEPETLG
- a CDS encoding TlpA disulfide reductase family protein encodes the protein MLKLIWMIPVLAVAVGCSDGKVTRLASDNGKLALSYACTDSVPRPLDPGAGTLVRDLVVRETSEHIIAARGTTARSAESDAVRAAHARGDMPALERAVASYVCAHGTPPTRPPRFPEMGSTPPDFVLAPLGAAKPAVPTRLSDLKGRAVVLVFWSTWCKACRDEYRVLQELAARPATERVSTYAILNGDSEATLRAWQEEHGSGVPFIADPDEHIARLFRVRAVPYTLVVRPDGSVQAAGHVSAGKLKSVVAEALTHAPGERRMSYRPS
- a CDS encoding PAS domain-containing sensor histidine kinase; protein product: MHSPSPATPRQHIHETLFPAAGEMGPLCRGKDWAASPLGPVEEWPESLKTAAGLVLRQGIAMNLCWGPDLLQIYNDSYRVIMGDKHPAGLGRSVLWSWAEISGEIAPLFERVFQGETVYFEDLRLRVERHGVVEDAYFTFSYSPIVVESGKIGAALINCYETTRQVRARALQDERDRLFEELRVERARLEYVFQRAPAFLAVLRGPDHVFELANDAYYGVVGHRELLGRPVREALPEVVEQGFVALLDHVLESGEPHIGREIPIQLARSPGGAPEQRYLDFSYLPLLEADGTRSGIIAHGTDVTEQVLARREVERLLRESERARAESEAARAEAETANRAKADFLASMSHELRTPLNAIGGYVDLVDMGIHGSVTPAQHAALARVKASQQHLLTLINDVLAFAKVEAGQIELDVQPLAAREILTSVEPLVAPLAEAKKIELSIEECDASLRVLADRERARQIVLNLVANAVKFTPTGGWIRLGCEADGGRVAIRVRDNGPGIAPEQQQNIFDPFIQVDRRLSNPREGVGLGLAISRDLARAMGGELDVSSSPGEGSTFTLRLPAEK
- a CDS encoding outer membrane beta-barrel protein, producing MRRLIPLFAAVALTAAAAPVNAQAGFALKGHFLFNESTAKGADRDQEIPSEDGFSLGAELVLPMNIGLGVSAYANGRAREAELETQSFGVLAEANYFFNLPVVPITPYAGVHAGLGRMSYDDVGDSTPEIEDSRTQLGFQLGLRWQITRMFGIDAQYRRMSDSASDDQSPDLERNQVLVGVTLF
- a CDS encoding phosphoenolpyruvate carboxylase, coding for MSEDLLWNAESQAERLAELTAEDARHKEAPLRRDVRSLGRLLGQVIREQEGDALFQAVEQLRHLAMGHRELEDEGTGGVTDDDRMRDAERIVSGLELGEAYRLTKAFSIYFDLTNLAETQHRKRRRRGAQLQPGAPSQAGTIRGTLQRLRDAGVGKEAALEFLARILIVPVFTAHPTEVSRRTVLFKRGRIAESLERLDRLPLTGAEAALQEAAIAAEITALWQTDEVRRRQPAVADEVRMGLDYYPRVLIPTLPGLYFEIADAFEATYGDPVPPRTLPQVVRFGSWIGGDRDGNPFVTPQVTREALQLARETILDYYVAALEELTERLSASTRQVEVSPELRAALDHYAETIPSLDPHPETRSTTEVYRRFLGYVGGRLNAARNDPANPAAYPDAAAFLRDLWLVRESLVANRGERLSRLLIGPILRQVETFGFHLHVLDIRQHARIHERARAELLGRGAEALPEAPSEDAIKLLDTMRAIADLKHAYPPEAIQQYVISGATSVEDVLTVVRLAELAGVSVQASEGDPGLMPVPLFESIEDLRNCPAICRELWTRPDYARLLDSWERRQEVMLGYSDSNKDGGMLTSTWEIYKAHRTLHEVARECGVRLRLFHGRGGTVGRGGGPTHRAISAQPPGAFEGELRITEQGEVLNWKYADTVLAERSLELMIAASLDVLARGAGPAPRDDRWEEAMETMSADAYGFYREHVYDNPDILPYFQQATPVAELEHARIGSRPAKRGESRGLDDLRAIPWVFGWMQSRHVLPAWFGVGHALERFAARDGGEALLREMMAAFPLFHDLVRNVEMGMAKADLSIAHRYSELVPDAALRNRVFTLVAGEFERTRRMILRVTGQTRLLEENPVLARSIRLRNPYVDPMSLIQVGLLRRKRAGEASDELNYALAGTINGISAGLRNTG